One region of Candidatus Methylomirabilota bacterium genomic DNA includes:
- the rimP gene encoding ribosome maturation factor RimP encodes MGLLAGDGEALLAKVEAVLSPVLEAHGLELVDTQWRREGRRWALRFFVDKRGGAGIADCQRFSHEAGDVLDVSGLLTESYDLEVSSPGLDRELRKDREFVWAVGKDVRCWVREPVTGRLEFAGRLEAASTERLVIQAPDGGRDEVPRALLTKARLDPPFRRK; translated from the coding sequence ATGGGCCTGTTGGCCGGTGACGGGGAGGCGCTCTTGGCCAAGGTCGAAGCTGTCCTGTCTCCGGTCCTGGAGGCGCATGGGCTCGAGCTGGTGGACACGCAGTGGCGCCGCGAGGGGCGGCGCTGGGCGCTGCGCTTCTTCGTGGACAAGCGGGGCGGGGCGGGCATCGCCGATTGTCAGCGCTTCAGTCACGAAGCGGGCGATGTGCTGGACGTGTCGGGTCTTTTGACAGAGTCGTATGACCTCGAAGTGTCCTCACCCGGGCTCGACCGTGAGCTCCGGAAGGACAGGGAGTTTGTCTGGGCGGTCGGGAAGGACGTGCGGTGCTGGGTGCGCGAGCCGGTGACGGGTCGGCTCGAATTCGCGGGGCGTCTCGAGGCGGCGTCGACGGAGCGGCTAGTCATCCAGGCTCCCGACGGCGGACGCGACGAGGTGCCGCGGGCGCTCCTGACCAAGGCGCGCCTGGACCCGCCATTCAGACGGAAGTGA